TGATGTAGCATCTTGTCGGATTTTAAGAGCTTTAGTTTCTTCAACTTTTAAATTTTTAGAATTTATTTTTTGGAGTGACCGGGCATGGTTTGCACCAAGTCCTGATTGTCTAATCGCAATTTTTAAGTCTTCTGAAAGCCGTAAACAAGGAAAGACATTTGCATCTACTGATGCTGGATTTTGTTGAAAACGTAGTAATAACAGAAGAATACTTTGTTCTATTTCGTCTAAATTAAATTCTTTAATGCCTTCTGACTGCTCTTTTCTAGTTAAAATAACCAATTCAGTTAACTGGGGCAAAAGTTTTTTTGCGTTTAATCTAGCTATTGCTCTCCTAAGTGCTCTAACTACTTCTTCCTGTTCAAATTCCAAAGCTAACTTAGCCTGTTGAATCAAACCTTCGGCTAAATCTAGCTCATTCAAGCCTTCTCGGTGAAGACTAGTTAATAAAGTGCGTGCATGTAATTCCTCTTCAGAAAGAACTTTCTGAAGCATCACTGCATCTAGTGTTTCAATTTCTGGCTGTAACTCTTCTGCAACGGATCTCCATCTCCGTTCTCCATCAAAAATGATATTTCCCGGTAGTAAAATAATCGGCTGTTGTTGCCCTTCCTCTCTAATGGAAACAGCCATACTCCGAATACTATCCGAAGTAAATGTTTGCCTTGCTTGTTTCGGATTGGGTCTTACTTCACTATAGTGAATTTTAAAAATTCCAGATGCTTTCAAATGTTCTCGTAGGTCTTCAATAGTTTGATTGAGGAGTGTACGTTCTTCTTCAGCAAGCTTTCCCTGTGCTTGTTCATCTTTTAATCTTGTAATCTCTGCCTGTAAATCTTCTACTCGTTCTTCAAGCCCAAATATCTGTTGTGAATCAGCAGCAGAAGCAAACATTCCAAGTACACTCGGGTTGTTTAATTTTGTCATCGATTAA
This is a stretch of genomic DNA from Nostoc sp. KVJ3. It encodes these proteins:
- a CDS encoding ParB/RepB/Spo0J family partition protein; this encodes MTKLNNPSVLGMFASAADSQQIFGLEERVEDLQAEITRLKDEQAQGKLAEEERTLLNQTIEDLREHLKASGIFKIHYSEVRPNPKQARQTFTSDSIRSMAVSIREEGQQQPIILLPGNIIFDGERRWRSVAEELQPEIETLDAVMLQKVLSEEELHARTLLTSLHREGLNELDLAEGLIQQAKLALEFEQEEVVRALRRAIARLNAKKLLPQLTELVILTRKEQSEGIKEFNLDEIEQSILLLLLRFQQNPASVDANVFPCLRLSEDLKIAIRQSGLGANHARSLQKINSKNLKVEETKALKIRQDATSQVLQERLTVAQTRFLVAQTIAEHAPETKPKPSHQISSLIRDVSATKVEDIQQEQLRDLLAVLEAKAKEIRKKVGLILSCLT